CGCCCCGCACCGGCCCGCATCCACCAAGTACAGGCCGAGCTCGACGAGCTCAGTGACTACCTGCGCAAGCAGGAAGGCGGCAACTGACCGTGTCATTGGGGACGCCACTGGGTACGGGCGGCCGCATTGTCGCCGGGCGCTACGAACTCTCCACGCTCATCGGCCAGGGCGGCATGGGCCAGGTCTGGACGGCGTACGACCAACGCCTCGACCGCCGGGTCGCGGTCAAGCTCCTGCGCCCCGACCGGGTCGCGGGCGCCGAGGCCGAGGAGCTGCGCCGCCGCTTCGTGCGCGAGTGCCGCGTCACCGCACAGGTCGACCACCCGGGCCTGGTCACCGTCCACGACGCGGGCACGGAGGGCGAGGACCTCTACCTCGTCATGCAGTACGTCGACGGGGCCGACCTCGGCGACCACCTCGCCGAGCACGACCCCTACCCGTGGCAGTGGGCCGTCGCGATCGCCGCCCAGCTGTGCGCGGTGCTCTCCGCGGTGCATGCCGTGCCGATCGTGCACCGCGACCTCAAGCCGCGGAACGTGATGGTCAAGCAGGACGGCACGGTCTCCATCCTCGACCTGGGCATCGCCTCGGTCATGGACACCGACACCACCCGCCTCACGCACACCGGCTCACCCATCGGCAGCCCCGCGTACATGGCCCCCGAGCAGGCGATGGGCGGCGCGGTCGGCCCGTACACCGATCTGTACGCCCTGGGCGTCCTGCTGCACGAACTCCTCAGCGGTGACGTGCCGTTCAGCGGATCCACCGCGCTCGGCGTCCTGCACCGCCACCTCTACGAACCGCCGCTCCCGGTCCGCCGCCTGCGCGCCGAGGTCCCCGAAGCCCTCGAAGCCCTGGTCCTGCGCCTGCTCGCCAAGGACCCCCAGCACCGGCACGGCAGCGCCCAGGAGGTCTACGAGGAACTGGCCCCGCTGCTCCCCGCGCGCGGCATACCCACCGGCGGCCCGCTCGACCCCACCCGCCCCTTCCTGCGCCCGCACGCCCCGTGGCCCGACCGCGCGGCGACCCCGGCGCCCGCCCCCGCCATCCAGCCGGACCGGCCCGACCAGCGCCAGGTCCCGGGCGGCCCCGGCAGCCAGACCGACGTCGTCCGCGCGGTCGACGAGGTCAAGCGGCTCCTCGGCGAGGGCCGCATCACCCAGGCCGTGGACATCCTCGGCTCGATCCTGCCCGCGGCGGCCGCCAAGCACGGCGAGCACTCCCCGGTGGTCCGCTCCCTGCGCAAGCAGTACGCGGCGACGCTCATGGACGACGGCCAGTACCGCCGCGCCCTGCCCGAGCTGCGCCGCCTCGCCGACGAGCGCGCCGCCGAGTCCGGCCAGGCCGACCCGCACTCCCTCCAGTTCCGCTACGAGGCGGCGCAGTGCCTGGAGCAACTGGGCGAACCGGCGGCGGCACTGGCGGAGTACAGGTCGCTCCTGCCTTACTACGAGAACCGCTACGCCTCCGACGACCGCGAACGCCCCCTGGAGATCCGCCGCCGCATCGGCCACCTGCTCCTCGCCCTCGGCGACCGCGCGGCGGCCCACGACACGCTGGCGCGGCTGCTCATGGACGCGGAGCGGATGCACGGCATCGGCCATCCGTTCCCGGCGGAGATCCGGCGCACGTTGCAATGGCTCGGTCAGATGCGCGGGTAGTGACGGATCGGCGCGAGGGTGCCCCAACTCTTCGAGAATCGTTGGTCGAATAGGTGGCCGAGGGACCGGCCACTGCCTAACATCGATCACCGCAAGACTTTGTGCACCGCCGCACAATCTCTCCACCTGGAGGCTCACTTGCACCGCCGCCGTCGCACCGCGCTCGTTCTCTCCGCCGCAGCCGTCGCCGCGGCCCCTCTCCTCACGGCCTGCGGCAACGAGGCGCATCCGGGCGCCGCGGCCGTGGTGGGCAACGACCGGATCACGGTCTCGCAGCTGGAGGGCCGGGTGAACGAGGTGCGCGCCGCGCAGCGCGCCGCGATCCCGGACGCGCAGCAGTACGAGCAGGCCATCTCCAAGTCCGGCGGCCTCACCCGCAGCACGCTGCACACGATGGTCCTGGACAAGGTGCTGCACCGGGCGGCGGCGGACGCCGGGGTGGACGTGTCACGCCGCGACATCCAGAGGATGCGGGCGGGCCTGGAGCAGCAGGCGGGCGGCCGGAAGGCGCTCGAACAGGGCTGGCTCCAGCAGTACAGCGTCGCCCCGTCCCGCCTCCAGGAGAGCCTCCGTACGGAGATCGAGGCCCAGAAGCTGGCGAAGGTCCTCGGCGCGGACATGAACGCGCCGGAGGGCCAGGCGCTCTTCTGGAAGGCGCTCGCCAAGGCCTCCAAGAAGCTGGACGTGGACCTGAACCCGCGGTACGGCACGTGGGACGTGGAGAAGAGCAAGCGCGCTGACGCGAAGACGCCGTGGGTGCGCGACGTGTCCGCGGACGCCGCCGCGGGGCCCAAGCAGGCGTAGGCAGGCAGGGCGGGGACTGCCGACGGGGTGGGTTACGTTCGACGGGTGAACGAAACCACGCCCCCGGCCGACGCCCCCGGCCGCGTCATCCTCCTCACCACCAGCCACCGGGTGGCCCCGGGCCTCCTCTCCTGGCCCGCGTGGCAGGCCCTGCACGCGGCCGACGAGGTCCTGTGCGCCGACGCCTCGCACCCTCAGCTCCCGTATCTGCGCGAGGCGGGCGTGTGTGTGGACGAGACGTCGCCCACGGCCCAGGAGCTCGTGGACGCCTGCGCCGGCGGCCGCACGGTCCTGGTCGTCGCCACGGCCGAGGGCGACCAGGCCCTGACGGACGGCTTGGCGAGGCTCGCGGGTTCGGGCCGCGTGTCGATGCCCGACCTGGAACTGCTCCCCGCCTCGTACGACCTGCCCGGCGCGCGGCTCCTCGACCTCGTCCAGGTCATGGACCAGATCCGGGACGAGTGCCCCTGGTCGTCCCAGCAGACGCACAAGGGCCTGGCGAAGTACGCGATCGAGGAGGCGTACGAACTGGTCGAGGCGATCGAGGAGGGCGACCGCGAGGAACTGCGCGAGGAACTGGGCGACGTCCTGCTCCAGGTGGTCTTCCACGCCCGCATCGCCGAGGAGGACGCGGAGTCCCCCTTCTCCGTGGACGACGTGGCGGGCACGATCGTCGAGAAGCTCATCCACCGTCACCCGCACGTCTTCGGCGACGACTCGGCGGACACCCCCGAGGACGTGAAGGCGCACTGGCTCCGCACGAAGGCGGAGGAGAAACAGCGCTCGTCGGTCACGGAGGGAATCCCCCTGGGCCAGCCGGGCCTGGCCCTCGCGGCAAAACTGGCCTCACGGGTACGGACGGCGGGGCTCGATGTGACGGCGCCTTCGGGAGAGGGCCCCGGCTACGAACTCCTGGCCCTGGCCCTGCAAGCCGAGTCACAGGGCATCGACCCGGAGGCGGCACTGCGCGCGGCGGCACGGGCGTACAGGGATGCGGTGCTGGTGGCGGAGGGGGCGGCAACTACATGATCCCCGGCGGGCGCAGCGCCAATCTGATGACACACCTGCTCAACATCGACTCGCCGGACCACACCCGGCTGAGGTGGCGGGGGTGAAGGCAATGGGGAGCGTACGCAGGCCGCGCATGATCAGGCCGCCCCTCCAACGAAGCTCGTCAGGTGTGACAGCCAGCTGAATGTCCGGCAACCGCTTGAGCAAGGTTGCCAGCGCGATGCGCCCCTCCAGCCGTGCTAGGGGGGCGCCCACGCAGTAGTGGATGCCATGGCCGTAGCCGAGGTGCGGGTTGTCCGTTCGGGACAGGTCGAGGGTGGACGGCTCGTCGAAACGAGCGGGATCACGGTCCGCCGCGGCGAGTACGACCAGGACGGGATCCCCTTGTGCGATCCGCTGCCCGCCGATCTCAAGTGATTGTGTGGCGTAACGCCACGTGGCCATCTCCACGGGTCCGTCGAAGCGCAGCAACTCCTCGATACCGGTCTCGAGAAGTCTGTGATCCTGGCGCTGAATGGATTCCTGAAGCAGGAAACGCTGAACGGGATTGCGCAACAGCGCGTAGACGCCGTTGCCGATCAGGTTGATGGTTGTTTCAAAACCAGCGAACAAAAGCACGAAACACATCGCGGCGGCTTCGTTCTCGGTGAGGTGTTCGCCGTGGTCCGAAGCACGGATGAGACCCGAGATGAGGTCGTCTCCCGGGGCGAGGCGCTTTCGGTGAATCAGCTCGGCGAGATATCCGCGCATCTTCTTCACGGACCGGGCGACCCCGCCCCGTGGCCCTCCACCGTGCCGGATCATCATGCCCGCCCAGTCACGGAAGTCGTCCTGGTCCTCGCGGGGAACGCCGAGCAGGTCGCAGATGGCATAGATGGGGAGGGGGAAGGCGAACTCGTGGATGAGGTCGGCCTCGCCTGTCCCGGCGAACCGGTCGATGAGACCGTCGGCGAGTTCCTGTACCCGAGGTTCGAACTCGGCCACGCGCCGCGGTGTGAACGCCTTCGACACGAGCCGCCTCAGCCGAGTGTGGTCCGGCGGGTCGATGTTGAGCAGATGCGTCATCAGGTTGGCGCTGCGCTCGCCGGGAATCCCGGTCTTGCCCTTCGCGTGGGCGTCCTCGGAATGGTGCACGGGGTTCTTGGAGAGACGCGTGTCCGCGAGCG
This Streptomyces sp. NBC_01283 DNA region includes the following protein-coding sequences:
- a CDS encoding protein kinase; this translates as MVAGRYELSTLIGQGGMGQVWTAYDQRLDRRVAVKLLRPDRVAGAEAEELRRRFVRECRVTAQVDHPGLVTVHDAGTEGEDLYLVMQYVDGADLGDHLAEHDPYPWQWAVAIAAQLCAVLSAVHAVPIVHRDLKPRNVMVKQDGTVSILDLGIASVMDTDTTRLTHTGSPIGSPAYMAPEQAMGGAVGPYTDLYALGVLLHELLSGDVPFSGSTALGVLHRHLYEPPLPVRRLRAEVPEALEALVLRLLAKDPQHRHGSAQEVYEELAPLLPARGIPTGGPLDPTRPFLRPHAPWPDRAATPAPAPAIQPDRPDQRQVPGGPGSQTDVVRAVDEVKRLLGEGRITQAVDILGSILPAAAAKHGEHSPVVRSLRKQYAATLMDDGQYRRALPELRRLADERAAESGQADPHSLQFRYEAAQCLEQLGEPAAALAEYRSLLPYYENRYASDDRERPLEIRRRIGHLLLALGDRAAAHDTLARLLMDAERMHGIGHPFPAEIRRTLQWLGQMRG
- a CDS encoding SurA N-terminal domain-containing protein gives rise to the protein MHRRRRTALVLSAAAVAAAPLLTACGNEAHPGAAAVVGNDRITVSQLEGRVNEVRAAQRAAIPDAQQYEQAISKSGGLTRSTLHTMVLDKVLHRAAADAGVDVSRRDIQRMRAGLEQQAGGRKALEQGWLQQYSVAPSRLQESLRTEIEAQKLAKVLGADMNAPEGQALFWKALAKASKKLDVDLNPRYGTWDVEKSKRADAKTPWVRDVSADAAAGPKQA
- a CDS encoding nucleoside triphosphate pyrophosphohydrolase, giving the protein MNETTPPADAPGRVILLTTSHRVAPGLLSWPAWQALHAADEVLCADASHPQLPYLREAGVCVDETSPTAQELVDACAGGRTVLVVATAEGDQALTDGLARLAGSGRVSMPDLELLPASYDLPGARLLDLVQVMDQIRDECPWSSQQTHKGLAKYAIEEAYELVEAIEEGDREELREELGDVLLQVVFHARIAEEDAESPFSVDDVAGTIVEKLIHRHPHVFGDDSADTPEDVKAHWLRTKAEEKQRSSVTEGIPLGQPGLALAAKLASRVRTAGLDVTAPSGEGPGYELLALALQAESQGIDPEAALRAAARAYRDAVLVAEGAATT
- a CDS encoding cytochrome P450, translating into MNVPDTTPELFTWEFATDPYPAYAWLRENSPVHRTKLPSGVEAWLVTRYADARQTLADTRLSKNPVHHSEDAHAKGKTGIPGERSANLMTHLLNIDPPDHTRLRRLVSKAFTPRRVAEFEPRVQELADGLIDRFAGTGEADLIHEFAFPLPIYAICDLLGVPREDQDDFRDWAGMMIRHGGGPRGGVARSVKKMRGYLAELIHRKRLAPGDDLISGLIRASDHGEHLTENEAAAMCFVLLFAGFETTINLIGNGVYALLRNPVQRFLLQESIQRQDHRLLETGIEELLRFDGPVEMATWRYATQSLEIGGQRIAQGDPVLVVLAAADRDPARFDEPSTLDLSRTDNPHLGYGHGIHYCVGAPLARLEGRIALATLLKRLPDIQLAVTPDELRWRGGLIMRGLRTLPIAFTPATSAGCGPASRC